One Brassica napus cultivar Da-Ae chromosome A5, Da-Ae, whole genome shotgun sequence DNA window includes the following coding sequences:
- the LOC106450766 gene encoding uncharacterized protein LOC106450766 isoform X2, with the protein MFRFDPTFLKLQKLIRMGEAGRPREGESTAPLVGGGTGDNVSAPQLFTSLPALNEAASYINQATSYFGSCFSDYSEYGGQDSCNSLSHPHELLQSTSGADGSSPVSVCVTPGQRFSTSSEASTSSASSPSRESTETISQASNAMVTSNGLGGFYGISMFQGLIERARRTVRGSADDIGWLQRDPEMPPVEDGTDRFNKILEDIGHGVHRLPNTLVYLLVPGLFSNHGPLYFVDTKTKFSKMGLACHIAKIHSESSVEKNAREIKEYIEELCWGSNKKVLLLGHSKGGIDAAAALSLYWPDLKDKVAGLVLAQSPYGGSPIATDILREGQLGDYVNLRKLMEIMISKVIKGDIQALEDLTYERRKEFLKNHPLPRELPTVSFRTEASISPAVLATLSHVAHAELPLTNQATKLPVVMPLGAAMAACAQLLQVRYGEKSDGLVTCCDAEVPGSVVVRPKRKLDHAWMVYSSLNEVPLEADAAQVCEALLTLLVQVEEEKQRKAATKSD; encoded by the exons ATGTTTCGCTTTGATCCCACATTCCTTAAGCTCCAG AAACTGATCAGAATGGGAGAAGCTGGTCGGCCCAGGGAGGGAGAATCTACCGCGCCTCTAGTT GGCGGTGGAACTGGGGACAATGTGTCTGCACCACAACTTTTCACTTCTTTACCAGCTCTAAATGAAGCCGCTTCTTATATAAACCAAGCAACGTCTTACTTTGGGAGCTGTTTCTCCGACTATTCAG AGTACGGTGGTCAAGATTCGTGTAACTCTCTTTCCCACCCCCATGAGTTACTACAATCAACATCAGGAGCTGATGGGAGTTCCCCTGTAAGCGTATGCGTTACTCCTGGTCAGAGGTTTTCAACGTCTTCAGAGGCATCTACTTCTTCAGCCAGTAGTCCATCAAGAGAATCTACGGAGACTATTTCGCAGGCGTCAAATGCAATGGTGACATCGAATGGGTTAGGAGGTTTTTATGGAATTTCCATGTTTCAAGG GCTCATTGAGCGGGCACGAAGGACTGTCCGTGGCTCCGCAGATGACATAGGATGGTTACAGCGTGACCCGGAGATGCCTCCTGTTGAAGATGGAACTGATAGGTTCAATAAAATCCTCGAAGACATCGG GCATGGTGTACACAGGCTTCCAAATACTCTGGTGTATTTGTTGGTTCCAG GTCTTTTCAGCAATCATGGACCTCTATATTTTGTGGATACGAAAACAAAATTCTCAAAGATGGGTTTAGCCTGTCATATTGCAAAGATTCACAGCGAG TCTTCGGTTGAGAAAAACGCGAGAGAGATTAAGGAGTACATAGAGGAACTTTGTTGGGGATCAAATAAAAAGGTTCTACTTCTTGGACATAGCAAAGGAGGCATAGATGCAGCAGCAGCTTTATCACTATACTGGCCTGATCTAAAGGATAAAGTCGCTGGGTTAGTATTAGCACAGAGTCCATACGGTGGAAGCCCAATAGCTACAGATATCCTCCGCGAAGGACAACTCGGTGATTACGTCAATTTGAGAAAGCTCATGGAGATTATGATCTCCAAAGTCATAAAG GGTGACATTCAAGCATTGGAGGATTTAACTTACGAGAGGAGAAAAGAGTTCTTGAAGAATCATCCTCTTCCCAGAGAACTCCCCACGGTTTCGTTCCGCACAGAAGCTAGCATTAGCCCAGCGGTTCTCGCCACTTTATCACACGTGGCACACGCTGAGCTTCCTCTCACGAACCAAGCAACAAAACTCCCGGTGGTGATGCCGCTCGGTGCTGCAATGGCTGCTTGCGCTCAGCTGCTTCAAGTCAGATACGGAGAGAAGAGCGATGGGCTGGTGACTTGCTGCGACGCAGAGGTTCCTGGCTCTGTGGTGGTTAGACCAAAGCGTAAACTAGACCATGCGTGGATGGTGTACTCGTCGTTGAACGAGGTTCCTTTGGAAGCTGATGCTGCTCAGGTGTGTGAAGCTCTCTTGACTTTGCTTGTTCAAGTTGAGGAAGAGAAGCAACGTAAAGCCGCTACGAAGAGCGATTGA
- the LOC106450766 gene encoding uncharacterized protein LOC106450766 isoform X1 has translation MFRFDPTFLKLQKLIRMGEAGRPREGESTAPLVGGGTGDNVSAPQLFTSLPALNEAASYINQATSYFGSCFSDYSVEYGGQDSCNSLSHPHELLQSTSGADGSSPVSVCVTPGQRFSTSSEASTSSASSPSRESTETISQASNAMVTSNGLGGFYGISMFQGLIERARRTVRGSADDIGWLQRDPEMPPVEDGTDRFNKILEDIGHGVHRLPNTLVYLLVPGLFSNHGPLYFVDTKTKFSKMGLACHIAKIHSESSVEKNAREIKEYIEELCWGSNKKVLLLGHSKGGIDAAAALSLYWPDLKDKVAGLVLAQSPYGGSPIATDILREGQLGDYVNLRKLMEIMISKVIKGDIQALEDLTYERRKEFLKNHPLPRELPTVSFRTEASISPAVLATLSHVAHAELPLTNQATKLPVVMPLGAAMAACAQLLQVRYGEKSDGLVTCCDAEVPGSVVVRPKRKLDHAWMVYSSLNEVPLEADAAQVCEALLTLLVQVEEEKQRKAATKSD, from the exons ATGTTTCGCTTTGATCCCACATTCCTTAAGCTCCAG AAACTGATCAGAATGGGAGAAGCTGGTCGGCCCAGGGAGGGAGAATCTACCGCGCCTCTAGTT GGCGGTGGAACTGGGGACAATGTGTCTGCACCACAACTTTTCACTTCTTTACCAGCTCTAAATGAAGCCGCTTCTTATATAAACCAAGCAACGTCTTACTTTGGGAGCTGTTTCTCCGACTATTCAG TAGAGTACGGTGGTCAAGATTCGTGTAACTCTCTTTCCCACCCCCATGAGTTACTACAATCAACATCAGGAGCTGATGGGAGTTCCCCTGTAAGCGTATGCGTTACTCCTGGTCAGAGGTTTTCAACGTCTTCAGAGGCATCTACTTCTTCAGCCAGTAGTCCATCAAGAGAATCTACGGAGACTATTTCGCAGGCGTCAAATGCAATGGTGACATCGAATGGGTTAGGAGGTTTTTATGGAATTTCCATGTTTCAAGG GCTCATTGAGCGGGCACGAAGGACTGTCCGTGGCTCCGCAGATGACATAGGATGGTTACAGCGTGACCCGGAGATGCCTCCTGTTGAAGATGGAACTGATAGGTTCAATAAAATCCTCGAAGACATCGG GCATGGTGTACACAGGCTTCCAAATACTCTGGTGTATTTGTTGGTTCCAG GTCTTTTCAGCAATCATGGACCTCTATATTTTGTGGATACGAAAACAAAATTCTCAAAGATGGGTTTAGCCTGTCATATTGCAAAGATTCACAGCGAG TCTTCGGTTGAGAAAAACGCGAGAGAGATTAAGGAGTACATAGAGGAACTTTGTTGGGGATCAAATAAAAAGGTTCTACTTCTTGGACATAGCAAAGGAGGCATAGATGCAGCAGCAGCTTTATCACTATACTGGCCTGATCTAAAGGATAAAGTCGCTGGGTTAGTATTAGCACAGAGTCCATACGGTGGAAGCCCAATAGCTACAGATATCCTCCGCGAAGGACAACTCGGTGATTACGTCAATTTGAGAAAGCTCATGGAGATTATGATCTCCAAAGTCATAAAG GGTGACATTCAAGCATTGGAGGATTTAACTTACGAGAGGAGAAAAGAGTTCTTGAAGAATCATCCTCTTCCCAGAGAACTCCCCACGGTTTCGTTCCGCACAGAAGCTAGCATTAGCCCAGCGGTTCTCGCCACTTTATCACACGTGGCACACGCTGAGCTTCCTCTCACGAACCAAGCAACAAAACTCCCGGTGGTGATGCCGCTCGGTGCTGCAATGGCTGCTTGCGCTCAGCTGCTTCAAGTCAGATACGGAGAGAAGAGCGATGGGCTGGTGACTTGCTGCGACGCAGAGGTTCCTGGCTCTGTGGTGGTTAGACCAAAGCGTAAACTAGACCATGCGTGGATGGTGTACTCGTCGTTGAACGAGGTTCCTTTGGAAGCTGATGCTGCTCAGGTGTGTGAAGCTCTCTTGACTTTGCTTGTTCAAGTTGAGGAAGAGAAGCAACGTAAAGCCGCTACGAAGAGCGATTGA
- the LOC106450766 gene encoding uncharacterized protein LOC106450766 isoform X4: MGEAGRPREGESTAPLVGGGTGDNVSAPQLFTSLPALNEAASYINQATSYFGSCFSDYSEYGGQDSCNSLSHPHELLQSTSGADGSSPVSVCVTPGQRFSTSSEASTSSASSPSRESTETISQASNAMVTSNGLGGFYGISMFQGLIERARRTVRGSADDIGWLQRDPEMPPVEDGTDRFNKILEDIGHGVHRLPNTLVYLLVPGLFSNHGPLYFVDTKTKFSKMGLACHIAKIHSESSVEKNAREIKEYIEELCWGSNKKVLLLGHSKGGIDAAAALSLYWPDLKDKVAGLVLAQSPYGGSPIATDILREGQLGDYVNLRKLMEIMISKVIKGDIQALEDLTYERRKEFLKNHPLPRELPTVSFRTEASISPAVLATLSHVAHAELPLTNQATKLPVVMPLGAAMAACAQLLQVRYGEKSDGLVTCCDAEVPGSVVVRPKRKLDHAWMVYSSLNEVPLEADAAQVCEALLTLLVQVEEEKQRKAATKSD; the protein is encoded by the exons ATGGGAGAAGCTGGTCGGCCCAGGGAGGGAGAATCTACCGCGCCTCTAGTT GGCGGTGGAACTGGGGACAATGTGTCTGCACCACAACTTTTCACTTCTTTACCAGCTCTAAATGAAGCCGCTTCTTATATAAACCAAGCAACGTCTTACTTTGGGAGCTGTTTCTCCGACTATTCAG AGTACGGTGGTCAAGATTCGTGTAACTCTCTTTCCCACCCCCATGAGTTACTACAATCAACATCAGGAGCTGATGGGAGTTCCCCTGTAAGCGTATGCGTTACTCCTGGTCAGAGGTTTTCAACGTCTTCAGAGGCATCTACTTCTTCAGCCAGTAGTCCATCAAGAGAATCTACGGAGACTATTTCGCAGGCGTCAAATGCAATGGTGACATCGAATGGGTTAGGAGGTTTTTATGGAATTTCCATGTTTCAAGG GCTCATTGAGCGGGCACGAAGGACTGTCCGTGGCTCCGCAGATGACATAGGATGGTTACAGCGTGACCCGGAGATGCCTCCTGTTGAAGATGGAACTGATAGGTTCAATAAAATCCTCGAAGACATCGG GCATGGTGTACACAGGCTTCCAAATACTCTGGTGTATTTGTTGGTTCCAG GTCTTTTCAGCAATCATGGACCTCTATATTTTGTGGATACGAAAACAAAATTCTCAAAGATGGGTTTAGCCTGTCATATTGCAAAGATTCACAGCGAG TCTTCGGTTGAGAAAAACGCGAGAGAGATTAAGGAGTACATAGAGGAACTTTGTTGGGGATCAAATAAAAAGGTTCTACTTCTTGGACATAGCAAAGGAGGCATAGATGCAGCAGCAGCTTTATCACTATACTGGCCTGATCTAAAGGATAAAGTCGCTGGGTTAGTATTAGCACAGAGTCCATACGGTGGAAGCCCAATAGCTACAGATATCCTCCGCGAAGGACAACTCGGTGATTACGTCAATTTGAGAAAGCTCATGGAGATTATGATCTCCAAAGTCATAAAG GGTGACATTCAAGCATTGGAGGATTTAACTTACGAGAGGAGAAAAGAGTTCTTGAAGAATCATCCTCTTCCCAGAGAACTCCCCACGGTTTCGTTCCGCACAGAAGCTAGCATTAGCCCAGCGGTTCTCGCCACTTTATCACACGTGGCACACGCTGAGCTTCCTCTCACGAACCAAGCAACAAAACTCCCGGTGGTGATGCCGCTCGGTGCTGCAATGGCTGCTTGCGCTCAGCTGCTTCAAGTCAGATACGGAGAGAAGAGCGATGGGCTGGTGACTTGCTGCGACGCAGAGGTTCCTGGCTCTGTGGTGGTTAGACCAAAGCGTAAACTAGACCATGCGTGGATGGTGTACTCGTCGTTGAACGAGGTTCCTTTGGAAGCTGATGCTGCTCAGGTGTGTGAAGCTCTCTTGACTTTGCTTGTTCAAGTTGAGGAAGAGAAGCAACGTAAAGCCGCTACGAAGAGCGATTGA
- the LOC106450766 gene encoding uncharacterized protein LOC106450766 isoform X3, whose protein sequence is MGEAGRPREGESTAPLVGGGTGDNVSAPQLFTSLPALNEAASYINQATSYFGSCFSDYSVEYGGQDSCNSLSHPHELLQSTSGADGSSPVSVCVTPGQRFSTSSEASTSSASSPSRESTETISQASNAMVTSNGLGGFYGISMFQGLIERARRTVRGSADDIGWLQRDPEMPPVEDGTDRFNKILEDIGHGVHRLPNTLVYLLVPGLFSNHGPLYFVDTKTKFSKMGLACHIAKIHSESSVEKNAREIKEYIEELCWGSNKKVLLLGHSKGGIDAAAALSLYWPDLKDKVAGLVLAQSPYGGSPIATDILREGQLGDYVNLRKLMEIMISKVIKGDIQALEDLTYERRKEFLKNHPLPRELPTVSFRTEASISPAVLATLSHVAHAELPLTNQATKLPVVMPLGAAMAACAQLLQVRYGEKSDGLVTCCDAEVPGSVVVRPKRKLDHAWMVYSSLNEVPLEADAAQVCEALLTLLVQVEEEKQRKAATKSD, encoded by the exons ATGGGAGAAGCTGGTCGGCCCAGGGAGGGAGAATCTACCGCGCCTCTAGTT GGCGGTGGAACTGGGGACAATGTGTCTGCACCACAACTTTTCACTTCTTTACCAGCTCTAAATGAAGCCGCTTCTTATATAAACCAAGCAACGTCTTACTTTGGGAGCTGTTTCTCCGACTATTCAG TAGAGTACGGTGGTCAAGATTCGTGTAACTCTCTTTCCCACCCCCATGAGTTACTACAATCAACATCAGGAGCTGATGGGAGTTCCCCTGTAAGCGTATGCGTTACTCCTGGTCAGAGGTTTTCAACGTCTTCAGAGGCATCTACTTCTTCAGCCAGTAGTCCATCAAGAGAATCTACGGAGACTATTTCGCAGGCGTCAAATGCAATGGTGACATCGAATGGGTTAGGAGGTTTTTATGGAATTTCCATGTTTCAAGG GCTCATTGAGCGGGCACGAAGGACTGTCCGTGGCTCCGCAGATGACATAGGATGGTTACAGCGTGACCCGGAGATGCCTCCTGTTGAAGATGGAACTGATAGGTTCAATAAAATCCTCGAAGACATCGG GCATGGTGTACACAGGCTTCCAAATACTCTGGTGTATTTGTTGGTTCCAG GTCTTTTCAGCAATCATGGACCTCTATATTTTGTGGATACGAAAACAAAATTCTCAAAGATGGGTTTAGCCTGTCATATTGCAAAGATTCACAGCGAG TCTTCGGTTGAGAAAAACGCGAGAGAGATTAAGGAGTACATAGAGGAACTTTGTTGGGGATCAAATAAAAAGGTTCTACTTCTTGGACATAGCAAAGGAGGCATAGATGCAGCAGCAGCTTTATCACTATACTGGCCTGATCTAAAGGATAAAGTCGCTGGGTTAGTATTAGCACAGAGTCCATACGGTGGAAGCCCAATAGCTACAGATATCCTCCGCGAAGGACAACTCGGTGATTACGTCAATTTGAGAAAGCTCATGGAGATTATGATCTCCAAAGTCATAAAG GGTGACATTCAAGCATTGGAGGATTTAACTTACGAGAGGAGAAAAGAGTTCTTGAAGAATCATCCTCTTCCCAGAGAACTCCCCACGGTTTCGTTCCGCACAGAAGCTAGCATTAGCCCAGCGGTTCTCGCCACTTTATCACACGTGGCACACGCTGAGCTTCCTCTCACGAACCAAGCAACAAAACTCCCGGTGGTGATGCCGCTCGGTGCTGCAATGGCTGCTTGCGCTCAGCTGCTTCAAGTCAGATACGGAGAGAAGAGCGATGGGCTGGTGACTTGCTGCGACGCAGAGGTTCCTGGCTCTGTGGTGGTTAGACCAAAGCGTAAACTAGACCATGCGTGGATGGTGTACTCGTCGTTGAACGAGGTTCCTTTGGAAGCTGATGCTGCTCAGGTGTGTGAAGCTCTCTTGACTTTGCTTGTTCAAGTTGAGGAAGAGAAGCAACGTAAAGCCGCTACGAAGAGCGATTGA